From the genome of Ectobacillus sp. JY-23, one region includes:
- a CDS encoding uridine kinase, protein MEKLIKQIMSWLSTTNERIIIGISGHGAAGKTTFAAKLLQQLGRENVNYINTDPYIVSSDIRKRAMIDYIYEGNPHRDKMTACHPGAHHVPSLGRDVQMVRDGLDWMTIDTHYLPSQLISAKKRITIVEGMSMAFLTPALFDLKIYFYTDGDTELMRRLKRDVTERGSDMAYLQRSHQERRIQYEVFMHSYSEVFDVVVKTVGDTIYIEKDIFFTRGSDEI, encoded by the coding sequence ATGGAGAAACTAATAAAACAAATTATGAGCTGGCTTTCTACAACGAATGAACGCATTATCATCGGCATCTCTGGCCACGGCGCTGCGGGGAAAACAACCTTTGCCGCCAAGCTGCTTCAGCAGCTTGGACGAGAGAATGTCAACTACATCAATACCGACCCCTATATCGTAAGCTCGGACATTCGCAAGCGAGCGATGATCGACTATATCTATGAAGGAAACCCGCATCGTGATAAAATGACGGCCTGTCATCCGGGTGCACATCATGTGCCTTCGTTAGGACGAGATGTTCAGATGGTGCGGGACGGCTTAGATTGGATGACGATTGATACGCATTACCTGCCAAGTCAGCTCATTTCTGCCAAGAAGCGAATTACGATTGTGGAAGGCATGAGCATGGCATTTCTTACTCCAGCTTTGTTTGACCTGAAAATTTATTTCTACACAGACGGCGACACAGAGCTGATGAGACGATTGAAGCGGGACGTGACGGAGCGAGGCAGCGATATGGCATACTTACAACGATCACACCAGGAGCGCCGCATACAATATGAGGTGTTTATGCATTCCTACAGCGAAGTGTTTGATGTGGTTGTGAAAACGGTTGGCGACACGATATACATAGAAAAAGATATCTTTTTTACTCGTGGCAGTGATGAAATATGA
- a CDS encoding transposase produces the protein MTVFWENALAKAAEYTLNRANGLRVFLNDGRIEIDNNPAENAIRPNVIGRKNWLFSVSEAGAKANAICLSIAETAKANGLDFYQYLVKLLTDLPNLDVHRNPAILNQYMPWSKNIQTTCGK, from the coding sequence ATCACCGTTTTTTGGGAAAATGCACTAGCTAAAGCAGCCGAATACACACTTAATCGCGCGAATGGACTACGGGTATTCTTGAACGATGGGCGCATTGAAATAGATAATAATCCAGCTGAAAATGCCATTCGTCCAAATGTCATTGGTCGAAAAAACTGGCTGTTTTCCGTAAGTGAAGCTGGTGCCAAGGCCAATGCAATCTGTCTGAGTATCGCAGAAACCGCGAAAGCAAATGGATTAGATTTTTATCAGTATCTCGTAAAGTTACTGACGGATCTGCCAAATCTAGATGTCCATCGTAATCCAGCAATATTAAATCAATACATGCCTTGGTCCAAAAACATCCAAACAACATGCGGAAAATAA
- a CDS encoding SDR family oxidoreductase, with protein sequence MKLLITGASGQLGSALIRQLKDSEHEVRMTSRSKPSNIGDFEWIYSDLLLEDGLDEVIKDVDVVIHTATSPMKHTKKVDVLAFEKLLEKLGHIKHFIYPSIIGIEHIPLYYYKCKCEAETLLKNSSIPYTIVRTTQFHSFVESLMLSKTICNRYIIPGNFKFQSVDTDDFAKHLIQIANHTPEGKTVEFGGPHIMTLKEMAAHKIHINKETRKILNFSFPGKLYKSLVEGKNTTSAEARGETTFEEYLKNQL encoded by the coding sequence TTGAAACTACTCATTACTGGTGCTTCTGGACAACTTGGCTCTGCTTTAATCAGGCAACTGAAGGATTCAGAACATGAAGTACGAATGACATCGAGAAGCAAACCTAGCAATATAGGAGATTTCGAGTGGATTTATAGCGATCTTTTGTTAGAGGACGGTTTAGACGAGGTAATAAAAGATGTAGATGTTGTAATTCATACTGCTACGAGTCCGATGAAGCATACAAAAAAGGTAGATGTATTGGCTTTTGAAAAATTATTAGAAAAGCTGGGCCACATCAAACATTTTATCTATCCATCTATTATCGGAATTGAACACATACCGCTTTACTATTACAAATGCAAATGTGAAGCAGAGACATTACTGAAAAACAGCAGCATTCCTTATACGATCGTCCGAACTACGCAATTTCATAGTTTTGTTGAAAGTCTTATGTTATCTAAAACCATCTGTAACAGATATATAATTCCAGGTAATTTTAAATTTCAAAGTGTAGATACGGATGACTTTGCGAAACACCTCATTCAGATTGCCAATCACACACCAGAAGGAAAAACCGTCGAATTTGGCGGCCCTCACATCATGACATTGAAAGAAATGGCAGCGCATAAGATTCATATAAATAAGGAAACAAGGAAAATTTTGAATTTCTCTTTCCCTGGTAAACTATACAAATCATTAGTAGAAGGGAAAAACACGACTTCTGCCGAAGCAAGAGGGGAAACCACGTTTGAAGAATACCTCAAGAATCAGTTATAA
- a CDS encoding DinB family protein, which yields MQAVTNVFLEQLDMHCHKNDWFASIDQALDGVSAAEAAWTSSGISNSIWQIVNHLIFWNEDVIHRIKGTENPHQAADNEETFGNPGSPEDEIGWNRTVERLKEVMHTLKTVIANLDDEKLKMPYAANRYSIERLLSHIMMHDTYHLGQIVLLRKLQSSWGGIDWS from the coding sequence ATGCAAGCTGTAACCAACGTGTTTTTAGAACAACTAGACATGCATTGCCATAAGAATGATTGGTTTGCCTCCATAGATCAGGCGCTTGATGGTGTCAGCGCAGCTGAGGCAGCATGGACAAGCTCAGGAATTAGTAATTCCATTTGGCAAATTGTCAACCACTTGATATTTTGGAATGAAGATGTAATTCACCGAATCAAGGGCACGGAGAATCCGCATCAGGCAGCAGACAATGAAGAAACCTTTGGAAATCCAGGGAGTCCAGAAGACGAAATTGGTTGGAATCGGACAGTAGAGCGCCTTAAGGAAGTTATGCATACATTAAAAACGGTCATTGCGAACCTTGACGATGAAAAGTTAAAAATGCCGTATGCAGCTAACAGGTACTCGATTGAGCGTTTACTTAGCCATATCATGATGCACGATACGTATCATCTCGGCCAAATTGTTCTGCTCCGAAAGCTGCAGTCCTCTTGGGGCGGCATTGATTGGTCCTAA
- a CDS encoding low temperature requirement protein A, translated as MEEKKVTWLELFYDLLFVAAVATVTHVLLHVKAAQVPFEHLFKFVLMFIPIWWAWTGQTMFTNRFGQDLVHHRLFMMIQMLFVLVMTASLSVNFDSYYVPFLIGYIGLRVMTAVQYLVASRTETGDRREVAVFLGTYFWIGIIISLLSLFCAPWIRYVVLYAGILIDIIIPMLGRKHLKKVPTHTGHLLERFALLTLILFGESVVSILSVLEPQKGDWRSILFSISSFLLIIAMWWQYFDNVEKKVNKTLRRAGQSIIYGHLFILMSLSMIAASIKLMFLQEVHYVFAVCFVFGSVLMYFLATTVVFHYYRRKEHRLTLYHLGGFLGLLIALFALNILIVVPYIGVLAELVVFFMLYAKVTTT; from the coding sequence ATGGAAGAGAAAAAAGTCACCTGGCTTGAGCTGTTTTATGATTTATTGTTTGTGGCAGCCGTTGCTACTGTCACTCATGTATTGCTGCACGTTAAGGCGGCGCAGGTCCCGTTTGAGCACCTCTTTAAATTTGTGCTCATGTTCATCCCCATTTGGTGGGCCTGGACTGGTCAAACGATGTTTACCAACCGCTTCGGCCAGGATCTTGTGCATCATAGATTGTTCATGATGATTCAAATGCTGTTTGTGCTTGTGATGACTGCCAGTCTATCCGTCAATTTTGACAGCTATTATGTACCCTTTCTCATCGGCTATATCGGTTTACGCGTAATGACTGCGGTACAATACCTGGTGGCAAGCCGCACAGAAACAGGCGACAGACGAGAAGTGGCTGTCTTTTTAGGAACCTACTTCTGGATTGGCATCATCATCTCGTTGCTATCTTTGTTTTGTGCCCCTTGGATTCGCTATGTCGTGCTGTATGCCGGAATTCTAATCGACATTATCATTCCTATGCTGGGTCGTAAGCACTTAAAGAAAGTGCCAACACATACCGGTCATCTCTTGGAGCGGTTCGCCCTCTTAACACTCATTCTATTCGGCGAATCGGTCGTCAGCATTCTGTCTGTCCTAGAGCCGCAAAAAGGAGACTGGCGCTCTATCCTATTTTCCATAAGCTCCTTTCTGCTGATTATCGCCATGTGGTGGCAGTACTTTGATAATGTCGAAAAGAAGGTAAACAAAACCCTGCGGCGAGCCGGACAAAGCATCATCTACGGACATCTCTTTATTCTCATGTCCCTCAGCATGATTGCCGCCTCCATTAAGCTCATGTTTTTACAGGAGGTTCACTACGTATTCGCGGTATGCTTTGTTTTTGGCTCTGTCCTGATGTACTTTCTAGCAACAACCGTTGTATTTCATTACTACAGACGAAAGGAGCACCGCCTAACTCTATATCATCTCGGCGGCTTTTTGGGACTGCTTATCGCGCTGTTCGCACTAAACATACTCATCGTCGTTCCTTATATTGGAGTACTAGCTGAGTTGGTGGTGTTTTTTATGCTGTATGCGAAGGTGACAACAACCTAA
- a CDS encoding transposase → MVHASSNNNHSYEKLIRLLEEQLAHSNRQNKELAKQIEVLTEQVRQLTKLLYGSKTEKAKYNAPDGQGSLFDDDPSFNQPEHTEEQSQQTISYTVVVRSISKKKRNDSLRDDIEVEEIHHYPEHTQCNCCQCLLQNKSAECCRIPIHWYAPGLYVEWQA, encoded by the coding sequence ATGGTTCATGCTTCTTCGAATAACAACCATTCCTATGAGAAGTTAATTCGACTTCTTGAAGAACAGTTAGCTCATTCGAATCGACAAAACAAAGAGCTAGCAAAACAGATTGAAGTATTAACTGAGCAAGTACGTCAGTTAACGAAGCTTTTATATGGGTCAAAGACAGAAAAAGCAAAATATAACGCACCGGATGGACAAGGGTCTTTATTTGATGATGACCCGTCTTTTAACCAACCTGAGCACACAGAAGAACAAAGCCAACAGACAATTTCTTATACTGTTGTTGTACGAAGCATTTCAAAAAAGAAACGAAACGATTCATTACGTGATGACATAGAGGTGGAAGAGATTCATCACTATCCAGAACATACACAATGTAACTGTTGCCAATGTTTATTGCAGAATAAAAGTGCAGAATGTTGCAGAATTCCTATTCATTGGTATGCACCAGGGCTTTACGTGGAGTGGCAGGCATGA
- a CDS encoding C39 family peptidase gives MSLSNKKVEKKSKLKSNAPLSYENIEKYADATSTVEPEQIGTQAVTNYKYKLISGVPDYTWDIGCAPTSGANIVKYWDSRGYPNLVGTSQTTHSLIDQLATSMNTNRSTGGTSVSNMRTGMINFWGARGYGVTVTTYSGSFSTHMNEINTGRPDWVTTANHPVWGDHAMTGVGYEEYYNTSDFTWYRQVILHDTWSSTPVDYWIKWTSYFDYVIKVQPN, from the coding sequence ATGAGTTTAAGTAATAAAAAAGTTGAAAAAAAATCAAAACTAAAATCAAATGCACCATTAAGCTATGAAAATATTGAAAAATATGCAGATGCTACCTCAACTGTAGAACCCGAGCAAATTGGTACACAAGCAGTCACTAACTACAAATATAAGCTTATTTCTGGTGTACCGGATTATACATGGGATATCGGTTGTGCGCCAACTTCAGGAGCAAATATCGTAAAATATTGGGATAGCCGAGGATATCCCAACCTTGTTGGTACATCTCAAACTACTCACAGTTTGATTGACCAATTAGCTACAAGTATGAACACAAATCGTAGTACCGGGGGAACCTCTGTTTCTAACATGAGAACTGGAATGATAAATTTTTGGGGAGCAAGGGGATACGGAGTAACAGTAACTACTTATTCGGGTTCTTTTAGTACTCATATGAACGAAATTAATACAGGTAGACCTGATTGGGTTACAACTGCCAATCATCCAGTTTGGGGTGATCATGCAATGACTGGCGTTGGCTATGAAGAATATTACAATACTAGCGATTTTACTTGGTATCGCCAAGTAATCTTACATGATACATGGAGCAGCACTCCTGTAGATTACTGGATTAAATGGACTTCTTATTTTGACTATGTAATAAAGGTACAACCAAATTAA
- a CDS encoding IS630 family transposase — protein MDKKNALDENTVLLYQDETHIRAYQSLHATWSQSGIQKQVPTYGHHAYVTVFGTVQVGTGKIVTSIASEGKKEQFLAFLQLLLEEYKGKFIILVIDGAPIHRSQLVQTFLEEHKEELMPFRLPPYSPPIERLWK, from the coding sequence TTGGATAAAAAAAACGCCTTAGACGAAAATACAGTCCTTTTGTACCAAGATGAAACACACATCCGCGCCTATCAAAGCCTGCATGCAACGTGGTCACAGTCCGGCATACAAAAACAAGTCCCGACGTATGGACATCATGCATATGTGACGGTATTCGGAACTGTTCAGGTAGGGACGGGGAAAATTGTAACATCCATTGCTTCAGAAGGGAAAAAAGAACAGTTTCTTGCCTTTTTACAGCTGCTTCTAGAAGAGTATAAAGGAAAATTCATTATTTTGGTGATAGACGGCGCACCGATTCACCGCAGTCAGCTCGTTCAAACCTTCTTGGAAGAACATAAAGAAGAACTCATGCCCTTCCGTCTGCCGCCCTATTCACCCCCAATTGAGCGACTGTGGAAGTAG
- a CDS encoding sporulation protein encodes MGHGAAEVTLQLQKDTFAPGESIRGELVVRGGVVAQHIDGITAALIQGTEAMEFGKTIKTEVIPVEGFEIAPKEARSFPFAYTLPPHAEEDVTYYLLVNMEMDGVVHDYERKRIHIIGEPAV; translated from the coding sequence ATAGGACATGGTGCGGCAGAGGTGACCCTGCAGCTGCAAAAGGACACCTTTGCGCCAGGCGAGAGTATTCGCGGAGAACTTGTGGTGCGGGGCGGAGTGGTGGCGCAGCACATTGATGGTATCACCGCGGCGCTGATACAAGGGACGGAGGCGATGGAGTTTGGTAAAACGATAAAAACAGAAGTCATTCCGGTAGAGGGATTTGAGATTGCGCCAAAGGAAGCGCGTAGCTTTCCATTTGCGTATACGCTGCCGCCGCATGCTGAGGAGGATGTGACCTACTATTTGCTGGTGAACATGGAGATGGATGGTGTGGTGCACGATTATGAGCGGAAAAGAATTCATATCATAGGGGAGCCTGCGGTATAA
- the tnpB gene encoding IS66 family insertion sequence element accessory protein TnpB (TnpB, as the term is used for proteins encoded by IS66 family insertion elements, is considered an accessory protein, since TnpC, encoded by a neighboring gene, is a DDE family transposase.): MKYDYTAVKNIYIICGKTDMRKGIDGLATLIQDSFELDPYGDSIFLFSGWSKDRYKCLYFDGDGFAMLYKRLDSGKLQWPKNEKEVRNLSQQELRWLLEGLSIQQPKAIPQSPKGVF; the protein is encoded by the coding sequence GTGAAGTACGATTACACAGCGGTAAAAAACATATACATTATTTGCGGCAAGACAGATATGAGAAAAGGAATTGATGGACTGGCAACACTGATTCAAGATTCTTTCGAACTTGATCCCTACGGCGATTCAATTTTTCTGTTTTCTGGCTGGAGTAAAGATCGCTACAAATGTTTGTATTTTGACGGTGACGGCTTCGCGATGCTTTATAAACGCTTGGATAGCGGGAAACTTCAATGGCCTAAGAACGAGAAAGAAGTTCGCAATTTGTCTCAACAGGAGCTGCGCTGGCTTCTTGAAGGGTTATCCATCCAACAGCCAAAGGCCATTCCACAATCACCGAAAGGTGTATTTTAA
- a CDS encoding IS66 family transposase — MIEIGSTLVREEATFIPAKMLKVQHIEHAYECKACKNNPLQPAQITRGKAPQPPIQRSIASPSVLAKVMYDKFVQYLPLYRQVKEWERSGLHTNDKNLSNWVIRASHDWLLPVYERMKSFMMAKSVLHIDETYAQIINRSDGKSGQANAYNWVYRSVPSQGPTIVLFQSSLSRACSVLESFIEAYSGTVVCDGYSAYDKIQGITFANCWAHVRQYWLKADSKNGRIGVKYCDELYRLERQFKHLSPSKRRKKRLKYAKPIVEKFLQWVETSPFFGKMH; from the coding sequence ATGATTGAAATCGGGAGCACGTTAGTTCGTGAAGAAGCGACGTTTATCCCTGCGAAAATGTTGAAAGTGCAGCATATTGAACATGCCTATGAATGTAAGGCATGTAAAAACAATCCGCTACAACCAGCACAGATCACACGTGGGAAAGCACCGCAACCGCCCATTCAACGCAGTATCGCAAGTCCTAGCGTACTTGCCAAAGTGATGTATGATAAATTTGTGCAATACTTACCTCTTTACCGTCAGGTAAAGGAATGGGAGCGATCTGGTCTACATACAAACGACAAAAATCTTTCCAATTGGGTCATTCGTGCATCACATGACTGGTTACTGCCTGTTTACGAACGGATGAAATCTTTTATGATGGCTAAGTCTGTTTTACATATTGATGAAACGTACGCACAAATCATCAACCGTTCTGATGGGAAATCTGGACAAGCGAATGCTTACAATTGGGTGTATCGCAGTGTACCCAGCCAGGGGCCAACAATCGTCTTGTTTCAAAGCTCATTATCACGCGCCTGCTCTGTGCTGGAGAGCTTTATTGAGGCGTATTCCGGGACAGTTGTTTGTGATGGATATTCAGCTTACGATAAGATCCAAGGCATTACCTTTGCGAATTGTTGGGCACATGTTCGTCAATATTGGTTGAAAGCGGATAGTAAGAATGGCCGAATTGGTGTCAAATACTGTGATGAGTTATATCGGTTAGAGCGGCAATTCAAACATCTATCTCCAAGCAAGCGCAGAAAGAAACGGCTGAAATACGCAAAACCAATCGTGGAAAAGTTTCTACAGTGGGTTGAAACATCACCGTTTTTTGGGAAAATGCACTAG
- a CDS encoding TVP38/TMEM64 family protein, translating into MQLRNHFSFFYTLFAQIFFLVIPLIILVKWLPTLLPVYKMIGIIFVSGISLFALIAFILKQNALYNLFRIISIYFFVAVIAVFLTYLISSFIVITDAKGLETIFREHMSFAKLMYFAICFAQPLILPLPEAVTVVAGSTVLGSFTAFFLGFLGSVAGIVTMFFISRIGGMKLVKRLVNEKQLQQYHQFLEKNEVLILIVLFVIPILPDEVICAGAGISGVKVRRFLLIAILSKAITSFSLAYSTKIAEAFSLSAFQLTVFTSLAVLLVMSMTWIVKKVFK; encoded by the coding sequence ATGCAGCTAAGAAATCACTTCAGTTTCTTTTACACATTATTTGCACAGATATTCTTTTTGGTGATTCCACTCATTATTTTAGTTAAATGGTTACCCACACTGCTGCCGGTGTATAAAATGATAGGTATTATTTTTGTAAGTGGCATATCACTCTTTGCTCTCATAGCTTTTATTCTTAAACAAAATGCTTTATATAACCTGTTTAGAATTATCTCTATTTACTTCTTTGTAGCAGTGATTGCTGTTTTTCTTACCTATTTAATTAGCAGCTTTATTGTCATAACGGATGCTAAAGGATTGGAAACCATTTTTAGAGAACATATGTCATTCGCAAAACTTATGTATTTCGCCATTTGTTTTGCTCAGCCCCTTATATTGCCATTACCTGAGGCGGTAACCGTCGTTGCCGGAAGCACAGTCTTAGGGTCATTCACTGCTTTTTTCTTAGGCTTTTTGGGATCTGTTGCAGGAATTGTGACGATGTTTTTCATATCACGCATAGGCGGTATGAAATTGGTAAAAAGGCTAGTGAATGAAAAGCAATTGCAGCAGTATCATCAGTTCTTGGAAAAAAACGAAGTGCTCATACTGATCGTTCTATTTGTTATTCCTATTCTACCTGATGAGGTCATCTGTGCTGGCGCAGGTATTAGTGGTGTAAAGGTGAGAAGATTCCTTTTAATCGCCATACTCTCAAAAGCAATCACAAGCTTCTCTTTAGCTTATTCTACTAAAATAGCCGAAGCCTTCTCTTTATCGGCTTTCCAGCTTACAGTATTTACTTCTTTAGCTGTTCTATTGGTTATGAGTATGACATGGATTGTAAAAAAGGTTTTTAAATAG
- a CDS encoding IS4 family transposase encodes MDISLSEELCLFAQELQCHLSPETLHRLAKDVGFVRRTSKYSGQDLVSLCVWLSQEVASASLNQLCSTLEAVTDVLISPQGLNERFNPAAVQLLHSILTELLQGKIATQPAVSGIHAEHFRRIRVLDSTVFQLPDLFADKYAGAGGSAHKAGVKIQFECDLLSGDVLHLHVGEGKENDQVYGSQCIDSLEKNDVRIGDLGYFSLEDFRTIAEKEAYFLSRLKLNTRIYYKNPAPEKFRNGTVKKHTEYIQIDVEQFLETLQPGETIELPKVYIGMYEKLPARVILYRLTELQMRSREKDMTKKEKKKGITYKEKSKRLSAINLYCTNIPAEYVSTNQIHDFYSLRWQIGILFKTWKSLFAIHVCKKVKLERLECHIYGQLIRILICSSTMFRMRELLLRKRKKELSEYKAVYMIQDYLPLLYKTIQQDVEHITSTLLRLYRLLEKNGRKSHRYEKKTVFDILGVVYERNKRMKEAA; translated from the coding sequence ATGGATATTTCACTCTCAGAAGAATTGTGTCTCTTCGCTCAGGAATTACAATGTCATTTATCTCCTGAAACCCTTCATAGACTCGCAAAAGATGTAGGATTTGTCCGACGGACAAGTAAATATAGTGGGCAAGACCTTGTGTCACTGTGCGTCTGGCTCAGTCAAGAAGTTGCATCTGCCTCTCTCAATCAACTATGCAGCACATTAGAGGCTGTCACAGATGTACTCATTAGCCCACAAGGACTGAATGAACGATTTAACCCTGCTGCTGTCCAACTTTTGCACAGTATTCTCACTGAATTGCTTCAAGGGAAGATTGCGACCCAACCGGCTGTTTCTGGTATTCATGCGGAACATTTTCGTCGTATTCGTGTACTAGATTCTACTGTATTTCAATTACCTGATCTATTTGCAGATAAGTATGCAGGTGCAGGTGGAAGTGCTCATAAGGCTGGCGTGAAAATTCAGTTTGAATGTGATTTATTAAGCGGAGATGTACTTCATCTTCATGTAGGAGAAGGAAAAGAAAATGACCAAGTGTACGGTTCACAATGTATAGATTCCTTAGAAAAGAACGATGTTCGGATTGGAGATCTTGGGTATTTTTCATTGGAGGATTTTCGCACTATTGCTGAAAAAGAAGCCTATTTTCTCTCAAGACTGAAGCTTAATACTCGAATTTATTATAAGAATCCCGCACCTGAGAAGTTTCGTAATGGGACTGTAAAAAAGCACACTGAATACATTCAAATTGATGTAGAACAATTCTTAGAAACGCTCCAGCCTGGGGAGACAATTGAATTGCCAAAAGTGTATATAGGCATGTATGAGAAACTCCCGGCACGAGTGATTCTGTATCGCTTGACGGAACTGCAAATGCGTAGCCGCGAAAAGGATATGACAAAGAAGGAGAAGAAAAAGGGGATAACCTACAAAGAGAAGAGTAAACGGCTCAGTGCTATTAATCTCTACTGCACCAATATCCCTGCAGAATATGTCTCAACAAATCAAATCCATGATTTTTACTCTCTCCGCTGGCAGATTGGGATTCTATTTAAAACATGGAAGTCCCTGTTTGCCATTCATGTGTGCAAGAAAGTAAAGCTGGAGCGTTTGGAGTGCCATATTTATGGGCAACTCATCCGCATTCTGATATGTTCCTCCACCATGTTTCGGATGCGAGAACTACTTCTGCGGAAGCGAAAGAAGGAACTTAGTGAATATAAGGCCGTTTATATGATACAGGATTACTTGCCGCTTCTGTACAAGACCATTCAGCAGGATGTTGAGCATATAACAAGCACACTTCTCCGGCTGTACAGGCTCTTGGAGAAGAACGGACGAAAGTCTCACAGGTATGAGAAGAAGACCGTCTTTGATATTTTAGGAGTTGTATATGAACGGAACAAGAGGATGAAGGAAGCTGCATAA
- a CDS encoding NUDIX hydrolase, which produces MKYDKEKDILKDPIKNFHRAFGVYGICLEDDKMVVIHKNGGPYIHLYDLPGGSLEEYESLSDAVKREFLEETGLEIEIVKKLGVVDFMLSSDWRGSTQVHHICVYFLVKKVGGQLTIPNQFEGQDSLGALWVTEHEVSMENASPLVLQAFEWVKKGELHADVELFEDWKVNR; this is translated from the coding sequence ATGAAATATGATAAGGAGAAAGATATATTGAAAGATCCTATAAAAAATTTTCATCGTGCCTTTGGGGTATATGGTATATGTCTGGAGGACGACAAAATGGTAGTTATACATAAAAATGGTGGGCCTTATATTCATCTTTATGATTTGCCAGGTGGTAGTCTAGAGGAATATGAGAGTTTGTCGGATGCGGTAAAAAGAGAGTTTCTTGAAGAAACGGGCCTCGAGATAGAAATCGTAAAGAAATTAGGTGTTGTTGATTTTATGCTATCATCTGATTGGAGAGGTTCTACGCAGGTACATCATATCTGTGTGTACTTTTTAGTTAAGAAGGTGGGCGGTCAACTAACAATTCCAAACCAATTTGAAGGGCAAGACTCCTTGGGTGCATTATGGGTGACAGAGCATGAGGTATCTATGGAAAACGCGTCACCCTTGGTGCTACAAGCATTTGAATGGGTAAAAAAAGGGGAACTTCATGCAGATGTAGAACTGTTTGAGGATTGGAAGGTAAACAGGTAA
- a CDS encoding winged helix-turn-helix domain-containing protein, with protein MKRLNITNFHGLTPSELRSYEKQESNANLRNRITAVRLVMEGKLGKEVAEICNLHRQSVSEYIRRFNEGGLERLLDRKFSKGRPCSLTKEQLTELKETVLHQSPEDCGLGTAVSWSVPLIREHIQRVYNVELTRTGVLRMLWRLSLSYTRPTYVLKKADSKKQKAFRRQLDWIKKTP; from the coding sequence ATGAAGCGGTTAAACATTACAAATTTTCATGGGTTAACGCCTTCTGAATTACGTTCATACGAGAAACAAGAAAGCAACGCAAATCTGCGAAACCGTATCACAGCGGTTCGTTTAGTAATGGAAGGAAAACTCGGCAAGGAAGTAGCTGAAATCTGCAATCTACACCGTCAATCCGTCTCGGAATATATTCGCCGTTTCAACGAAGGCGGACTGGAACGCTTATTAGATCGAAAGTTTAGCAAGGGACGCCCATGTTCGCTGACAAAAGAACAGTTGACAGAACTAAAAGAGACGGTTTTACATCAATCTCCGGAAGACTGCGGCCTCGGAACCGCTGTGTCATGGAGTGTTCCACTCATTCGTGAGCACATCCAACGCGTGTATAACGTGGAGCTGACGAGAACAGGTGTATTGCGTATGCTTTGGCGCCTTTCGCTTTCCTATACACGCCCAACTTATGTGCTAAAGAAAGCAGATTCAAAGAAACAAAAAGCGTTTCGACGCCAGTTGGATTGGATAAAAAAAACGCCTTAG